A single Eulemur rufifrons isolate Redbay chromosome 9, OSU_ERuf_1, whole genome shotgun sequence DNA region contains:
- the NME1 gene encoding nucleoside diphosphate kinase A: MANLERTFIAIKPDGVQRGLVGEIIKRFEQKGFRLVAMKFLRASEEHLKQHYIDLKDRPFFPGLVKYMNSGPVVAMVWEGLNVVKTGRVMLGETNPADSKPGTIRGDFCIQVGRNIIHGSDSVKSAEKEISLWFKPEELVDYKSCAYDWVYE; this comes from the exons ATGGCCAACCTCGAGCGCACCTTCATCGCCATCAAGCCGGACGGCGTGCAGCGCGGCCTGGTGGGCGAGATCATCAAGCGCTTCGAGCAGAAGGGATTCCGCCTCGTGGCCATGAAGTTCCTTCGG GCCTCTGAGGAACACCTGAAGCAGCACTACATTGACCTGAAAGACCGCCCATTCTTCCCTGGACTGGTGAAGTACATGAACTCAGGCCCAGTTGTGGCCATG GTCTGGGAGGGGCTGAATGTGGTGAAGACAGGCCGAGTGATGCTTGGGGAGACCAATCCAGCGGATTCTAAGCCAGGCACCATTCGTGGGGACTTCTGCATTCAAGTTGGCAG GAATATCATTCACGGCAGTGACTCAGTAAAAAGTGCCGAAAAAGAAATCAGCCTCTGGTTTAAGCCTGAAGAATTGGTTGACTACAAGTCCTGTGCTTATGACTGGGTCTATGAATAA
- the LOC138392067 gene encoding nucleoside diphosphate kinase A: MANSERTFIAIKPDGVQRSLVGEIIKRFEQKGFRLVGLKFMQASEDLLKEHYIDLKDRPFFAGLVKYMRSGPVVAMVWEGLNVVKTGRVMLGETNPADSKPGTIRGDFCIQVGRNIIHGSDSVESAEKEIRLWFRPEELVDYKSCAQDWIYE; this comes from the exons ATGGCCAACAGTGAGCGCACCTTCATTGCCATCAAGCCCGATGGGGTGCAGCGGAGTCTTGTGGGAGAGATTATCAAACGTTTTGAGCAGAAGGGATTCCGCCTTGTTGGTTTGAAATTTATGCAG GCTTCCGAAGACCTGCTCAAGGAACACTACATTGACCTGAAGGACCGTCCATTCTTTGCTGGCCTGGTGAAGTACATGCGCTCAGGGCCAGTGGTTGCCATG GTCTGGGAGGGGCTGAATGTGGTGAAGACAGGCAGAGTTATGCTCGGAGAGACCAACCCTGCGGACTCCAAGCCTGGGACCATCCGTGGGGACTTTTGCATCCAAGTTGGCAG GAACATTATTCATGGCAGTGATTCTGTGGAGAGTGCAGAGAAAGAGATCCGTTTGTGGTTTCGCCCTGAGGAACTGGTGGATTACAAGAGCTGTGCTCAGGACTGGATCTATGAATGA